One window of Dermacentor andersoni chromosome 7, qqDerAnde1_hic_scaffold, whole genome shotgun sequence genomic DNA carries:
- the l(2)dtl gene encoding denticleless protein homolog isoform X2, translating into MGPSMLNLLRVNEHFRVSVNDGRACALTYSVLKNLHSRAANEYIIRNEGEEASPLACTNFSEPDLRDLLAVADEDGTVHMLRTHQPGNRLALETSFQAHENAIFDMCTRPGRRHLATAGGDLAITLWDLDHQTEVSRFKAHTGSVKCVHFLPGQSDVFASGSRDGAVMVWDTRCSEPQVTIPRAHCTAAGPLPSNSRNIIGRKVLNTPCSVTACAFRDEHYLVTCAANNREVKVWDLRKNYQLFKNDPRPVTAFPYAGRSKAIHGYTSMVLDQSRRRAFVNCTDHNIYEFDLLASNTSEPLRTYCGHSIKSFYVKLALSCDGRYLASGSSDSAAYIWQVGSPGFPKLRLPGHEGEVAVLAWDASHPARLATCGDDFRVLLWDAAGGEDTAVDCTRAEVFTFIGHCYRRFLHSFDS; encoded by the exons ATGGGTCCCAGCATGCTAAACCTGCTTCGGGTGAACGAGCACTTTCGTGTGTCTG TGAACGACGGGCGGGCGTGCGCGCTGACCTATTCCGTCCTCAAGAATCTCCACAGCCGGGCTGCAAACGAATACATCATCCGAAACGAA GGTGAAGAAGCTTCCCCACTTGCCTGCACCAACTTTTCAG AGCCAGACCTCCGCGACCTCCTGGCAGTGGCCGACGAGGATGGTACGGTGCACATGTTACGGACCCATCAGCCTGGCAACCGCCTTGCCTTGGAGACCT CTTTTCAGGCACATGAGAACGCAATCTTTGACATGTGCACGAGGCCTGGGCGGCGGCATCTTGCCACAGCAGGTGGAGACCTGGCCATTACTCTCTGGGACCTTGACCACCAGACGGAAGTGTCGAGGTTCAAAGCACACACGGGCAGCGTCAAATGTGTGCACTTTCTTCCGGGGCAGTCTG ATGTGTTTGCATCGGGATCCCGAGATGGCGCCGTGATGGTCTGGGACACTCGCTGCTCTGAACCTC AGGTGACCATCCCCAGGGCACACTGCACGGCTGCCGGACCCTTGCCCAGCAATAGTAGAAACATCATTGGCCGAAAGGTG CTTAATACACCGTGTAGCGTGACTGCCTGTGCATTCCGCGACGAGCACTACTTGGTTACGTGCGCAGCCAACAATAG GGAAGTGAAGGTGTGGGACTTGCGGAAGAACTACCAGCTCTTCAAGAACGACCCCCGGCCAGTCACAGCCTTTCCCTATGCAGGGCGGAGCAAGGCCATTCACG GCTACACCAGCATGGTGCTGGACCAGTCCAGAAGGCGCGCCTTTGTGAACTGCACAGACCACAACATCTACGAGTTTGACCTGCTGGCCAGCAACACGTCCGAACCCT TGAGGACTTACTGTGGACACAGTATAAAGAGCTTCTATGTCAAGCTGGCCCTGAGCTGCGATGGCCGTTACCTGGCCAGTGGCTCTTCGGACTCGGCAGCGTACATTTGGCAG GTGGGCTCTCCAGGGTTTCCCAAGCTGCGGCTTCCCGGCCACGAAGGTGAAGTGGCCGTACTTGCCTGGGACGCCTCTCACCCAGCCAGG TTGGCCACTTGCGGGGATGACTTTCGGGTGCTGCTCTGGGATGCAGCAGGCGGGGAAGACACGGCGGTGGACTGTACACGTGCTGAGGTCTTCACATTTATAG